In Desulfovibrio sp. 86, the following proteins share a genomic window:
- the obgE gene encoding GTPase ObgE: MRFVDEARIQVRAGKGGHGCLSFRREKFVPRGGPDGGNGGDGGSVYLKADSRLLSLYDFRLKRLYEAQNGRPGEGSQCDGRKGENLVLNLPVGTLVYGEGPEGEEVLLADLSDPDAEVLVAQGGRGGKGNEHFKSSTMRAPRFSQPGEPGEELNLRLELKILADAGLIGLPNAGKSTFITRVSAARPKIAAYPFTTLTPNLGVMIDEVDPDRRMVVADIPGLIEGAHEGQGLGLRFLKHVERTRFLVHILSIEDVGDEDPWAGFTLVNEELRNFDAELGERKQIEVVNKIDLVSPERLESLKERARADGRKIFFISARDDIGIEPLVEELWQVCASTARNEPLIRLEAVHRDEEEEFPEIEVIYTKE, from the coding sequence ATGAGATTCGTTGATGAAGCCAGAATTCAGGTACGTGCCGGCAAGGGCGGGCATGGCTGCCTGTCGTTTAGGCGCGAAAAATTCGTGCCGCGCGGCGGCCCGGACGGCGGCAACGGCGGCGATGGCGGTTCGGTATATCTCAAAGCCGACAGCCGTTTGCTTTCTTTGTACGACTTCCGGCTCAAGCGTCTGTATGAGGCGCAGAACGGCCGCCCCGGCGAAGGCAGTCAGTGCGACGGCCGCAAGGGTGAAAACCTGGTGCTGAACCTGCCCGTGGGAACGCTCGTCTATGGCGAGGGCCCAGAGGGCGAGGAAGTGCTGCTGGCCGACCTGAGCGACCCGGACGCCGAAGTGCTGGTGGCCCAGGGCGGGCGTGGCGGCAAAGGCAACGAACATTTCAAGTCTTCCACCATGCGTGCGCCGCGGTTTTCGCAGCCCGGAGAGCCCGGCGAAGAACTTAACCTGCGGCTGGAGCTGAAAATTCTTGCGGACGCGGGCCTTATCGGCCTGCCCAACGCAGGAAAATCCACATTTATCACGCGGGTTTCTGCGGCCAGACCCAAGATCGCGGCCTATCCCTTCACCACCCTGACCCCCAACCTGGGCGTCATGATCGATGAGGTGGACCCGGACAGGCGCATGGTTGTGGCCGATATTCCCGGCCTCATTGAGGGCGCGCACGAAGGACAGGGACTGGGCCTGCGTTTTCTCAAGCATGTGGAGCGCACGCGCTTTCTTGTGCACATTCTCAGCATCGAGGATGTGGGTGATGAAGACCCCTGGGCCGGATTTACGCTGGTCAACGAAGAACTGCGCAATTTTGACGCCGAGCTCGGCGAGCGCAAGCAGATCGAAGTCGTCAACAAGATCGACCTCGTGAGTCCGGAGCGTCTCGAATCCCTCAAGGAACGCGCCAGGGCCGACGGCCGTAAGATATTCTTCATATCGGCCCGCGACGATATCGGTATCGAGCCTCTGGTTGAAGAACTGTGGCAGGTGTGCGCCTCCACGGCGCGCAATGAGCCCCTGATCCGGCTTGAAGCCGTGCATCGGGACGAGGAAGAGGAATTTCCTGAAATCGAAGTTATCTATACCAAAGAATAG
- the atpE gene encoding ATP synthase F0 subunit C: MRKLLMIALNTVALLGMASMAFAANQLDASALGYTCLAAALGIGIAAFGCGIGMGLGLKGACEGVARNPDVSGKITGTMILAFAFIESLAIYALVISFILLYANPYA; the protein is encoded by the coding sequence ATGCGTAAACTTCTGATGATCGCCCTGAACACCGTGGCTCTGCTGGGTATGGCCAGCATGGCTTTCGCCGCCAACCAGCTCGACGCCTCGGCCCTTGGCTACACCTGCCTGGCCGCTGCTCTTGGCATCGGCATCGCCGCCTTCGGTTGCGGCATCGGCATGGGCCTTGGCCTGAAGGGCGCCTGCGAAGGCGTTGCCCGCAACCCTGACGTAAGCGGCAAGATCACCGGTACCATGATTTTGGCCTTCGCCTTTATCGAATCCCTGGCCATTTACGCTCTGGTTATCAGCTTCATCCTGCTGTACGCCAACCCCTACGCGTAG
- the proB gene encoding glutamate 5-kinase, which yields MSRQRGQGADSEAGLRTRPAGGRSEGERAESWQQERARVLSQARVVVVKVGSAVLTDASGLNSAVLEGLAAQLAFLRDLPLTGEDATSAGQPATPDATDASAQNARRLVLVSSGAVAAGRAALASRGRAVEPTGLAARQAAAAVGQGQLMQSWDKVFLAHGMPTAQVLLTRDDLRARQRFLNARNTFAELLQWGVLPIVNENDTVSISELKFGDNDCLASLLVNLVEADLFINLTSSSGVLAADPQKHPDAPVLDHIDDVAALDLGQLCGGKTSVGTGGMYSKLLAARRAAQLGVPTLILPGREPAVIGRAFAAAGACSAPAGHEPFERGTWVRPAHHAIARRKFWLAYQSDPAGSVHVDDGAARALLHKGGSLLPGGVRGVEGGFQCGGLVRVLHNGESIGVGLTNYSAPDLKKIMGLKRHEVAAILGDAHYPEVIHRDNLLLDAAI from the coding sequence ATGAGCAGGCAGCGCGGTCAGGGCGCGGATTCTGAAGCAGGGCTGCGTACGCGGCCCGCAGGCGGGCGATCTGAGGGAGAGCGGGCAGAAAGCTGGCAGCAGGAGCGTGCCCGCGTTCTCTCCCAGGCCCGTGTGGTTGTCGTCAAGGTGGGCAGCGCCGTGCTCACGGATGCCAGTGGACTCAACAGCGCGGTTCTTGAGGGCCTTGCCGCCCAGCTTGCTTTTCTGCGTGATTTGCCGCTCACAGGCGAGGACGCGACGTCGGCGGGACAGCCAGCGACGCCCGATGCCACGGACGCCTCTGCCCAGAACGCGCGTCGGCTCGTGCTGGTTTCGTCAGGCGCTGTGGCCGCTGGCCGCGCGGCGCTGGCAAGCCGAGGCCGCGCCGTGGAGCCCACGGGTCTGGCGGCGCGTCAGGCTGCCGCTGCCGTGGGGCAGGGCCAGCTCATGCAGTCGTGGGACAAGGTCTTTCTGGCGCACGGCATGCCGACGGCCCAGGTGCTGCTCACGCGGGACGATCTGCGGGCCAGACAGCGTTTTTTGAACGCCCGCAACACCTTTGCCGAGCTTTTGCAGTGGGGCGTGCTGCCCATTGTCAACGAAAACGACACCGTATCCATCAGTGAACTGAAGTTCGGCGACAACGACTGCCTGGCCAGCCTGCTGGTCAACCTGGTGGAGGCCGATCTTTTCATCAATCTCACCTCCTCGTCGGGCGTGTTGGCGGCGGACCCGCAGAAGCACCCGGACGCGCCGGTTCTGGATCATATCGACGATGTGGCGGCTCTGGATCTGGGCCAGCTGTGCGGCGGCAAGACGTCCGTGGGCACAGGGGGCATGTATTCAAAGCTGCTGGCCGCCCGGCGCGCCGCACAGTTGGGCGTGCCCACCCTGATTTTGCCGGGGCGGGAGCCTGCGGTCATCGGCAGGGCTTTTGCCGCAGCCGGGGCATGCTCCGCGCCTGCCGGACACGAACCCTTTGAGCGCGGCACCTGGGTGCGGCCCGCACATCACGCCATCGCGCGGCGCAAGTTCTGGCTGGCCTATCAGTCCGACCCGGCGGGCAGCGTGCATGTGGACGACGGCGCAGCCCGCGCACTGCTGCACAAGGGCGGCAGCCTGCTGCCCGGCGGCGTGCGCGGGGTTGAGGGCGGCTTTCAGTGCGGCGGCCTTGTGCGCGTGTTGCACAATGGCGAAAGCATTGGCGTGGGCCTTACCAACTACAGCGCGCCTGACCTCAAAAAAATCATGGGGCTCAAACGTCATGAGGTGGCCGCCATACTCGGCGATGCCCATTACCCCGAAGTTATCCACAGGGACAACCTGCTGCTGGACGCGGCCATCTGA
- a CDS encoding adenosylcobinamide-GDP ribazoletransferase — MALPQHRTSWPGRCYDALAFLTRLVPPRPDCSGRDLGPCLPCYGPAGLCLGLAVTLPCWLFFLVLWRRPQADPLLCAALAAWLWMALEVWSTRGLHWDGLADLGDASGSGAQGERFWTILRDSRLGAFGALHLLLAFGGMWLTVCWHIQAGQWLWLVAAPAWGRACVIWLAALAPPREPDSLGGLTCAGASPALAGWYALAALLALCGLALLGHHAWWRVPVTALGQFFILRQIATLARSRGGISGDFLGAGIQWGQLWFLASTV, encoded by the coding sequence TTGGCGCTGCCGCAACACCGTACATCATGGCCAGGACGTTGCTACGACGCCCTGGCTTTTTTGACGCGCCTTGTTCCGCCCCGGCCTGACTGCTCCGGCCGCGACCTTGGCCCCTGCCTGCCCTGTTACGGCCCGGCGGGCCTGTGCCTTGGCCTTGCCGTCACACTGCCCTGCTGGCTTTTTTTTCTGGTGCTGTGGCGACGCCCCCAGGCCGACCCCCTGCTGTGCGCGGCGCTTGCCGCCTGGCTCTGGATGGCCCTTGAGGTATGGAGCACACGCGGACTGCACTGGGACGGTCTCGCCGACCTTGGCGACGCAAGCGGCAGCGGGGCCCAGGGCGAACGGTTCTGGACCATCCTGCGGGACAGCCGCCTGGGAGCGTTCGGCGCTCTGCATCTTTTGCTGGCCTTTGGGGGCATGTGGCTCACTGTGTGCTGGCACATCCAGGCCGGGCAATGGCTCTGGCTCGTGGCGGCTCCTGCCTGGGGCAGAGCCTGCGTAATCTGGCTGGCGGCCCTTGCGCCGCCCCGCGAACCGGATTCACTGGGGGGCCTCACCTGCGCGGGCGCGAGCCCCGCACTGGCCGGATGGTACGCCCTGGCAGCCCTGCTGGCACTCTGCGGGCTGGCCCTGCTTGGCCACCATGCATGGTGGCGCGTGCCCGTCACCGCGCTTGGACAGTTTTTTATCCTGCGTCAGATTGCGACACTTGCGCGCAGCAGGGGCGGCATTTCCGGCGATTTTCTGGGCGCGGGCATCCAGTGGGGGCAGTTGTGGTTTCTGGCAAGTACGGTGTAG
- a CDS encoding AtpZ/AtpI family protein, which yields MSFKDFLKQQQSGLEAMANTGVIGLHLVSGPAVGFAIGYGIDYWLHTSPWGKLIFLFIGIAAGFLNVYRDTKALLRKIARQDAERKGLAQPPDGASAPTGQGKTESRDRQEEHDTQP from the coding sequence ATGTCATTCAAGGACTTTCTGAAGCAGCAGCAAAGCGGCCTTGAAGCCATGGCGAATACCGGGGTTATCGGCCTGCATCTGGTCAGCGGCCCGGCGGTTGGTTTTGCCATAGGCTACGGCATAGACTACTGGCTGCACACGAGCCCCTGGGGCAAACTGATTTTTCTGTTTATTGGCATTGCCGCCGGTTTTCTGAATGTTTACCGCGACACCAAGGCATTGCTGCGAAAGATCGCAAGGCAGGACGCAGAGCGTAAAGGCCTTGCACAGCCGCCCGACGGCGCAAGCGCCCCCACGGGGCAGGGCAAGACGGAGAGCCGTGACCGACAGGAAGAGCATGATACACAGCCTTGA
- the rpmA gene encoding 50S ribosomal protein L27: MAHKKAGGSSRNGRDSAGQRRGVKRFGGQSVLAGNILVRQLGTTVFPGVNVGMGRDFTLFAKIDGVVRFEKYIRKRRVLTRVHVEAAAS; the protein is encoded by the coding sequence ATGGCTCATAAAAAAGCAGGCGGCTCTTCGCGTAACGGCCGCGACAGTGCAGGACAACGACGCGGCGTCAAACGCTTCGGCGGTCAAAGCGTTCTTGCCGGCAATATTCTGGTGCGCCAGTTGGGCACCACCGTGTTTCCCGGCGTCAACGTGGGCATGGGCAGGGACTTTACCCTGTTCGCCAAGATTGACGGCGTGGTGCGCTTTGAAAAGTATATCCGCAAACGCCGCGTGCTTACGCGTGTGCATGTGGAGGCGGCCGCCAGCTAA
- a CDS encoding GGDEF domain-containing protein has product MEQASSCARNFAMKTAGRPRNERVTLVSSDKGMANNFHLDFLQGLPQAIAVVRVDLDMMGRPSDLVPVYGNQALFSLFGACRERFIGFSLINSRINLDKKWLYAFWETSCHGRVQELTDFWPALGRHLMVTCHQPQFGYCTCLFQDVTEHVQLEKEREKNRQKLEALLHSAVDVVFQMDHATQAIANLEESMTRYGKLFKGRSVPEALLQQGIFAPGQDDKIGEMASLVRNGLMDCTREVRARVRLNAAYTWHSLTLVGYPDPQTRDVCIIGFLKDAHDRVKERADLRNRAEKDALCGIYNRAAGESLITLRLGEQEEGRQSSAAMFIFDLDDFKSINDSLGHSSGDAVLRAFAAVLRQVFRRDDVVFRLGGDEFAAFARNLPLERIEKIYERIILKLEEPLACGVRVNACAGVAYSPGGRHTYDDFYMTADKALYIAKEGGKGKSSILCLYGNGS; this is encoded by the coding sequence ATGGAACAAGCTTCATCATGCGCCCGGAACTTCGCAATGAAGACCGCCGGACGCCCACGCAACGAACGAGTCACCCTGGTCTCCTCTGACAAGGGTATGGCAAATAACTTCCATCTTGATTTTTTGCAGGGCCTGCCGCAAGCCATTGCCGTGGTGCGTGTTGACCTTGATATGATGGGGCGCCCCAGCGACCTTGTGCCTGTCTACGGCAACCAGGCGCTTTTTTCGCTTTTCGGCGCCTGCCGCGAAAGGTTCATCGGCTTTTCGCTTATCAATTCCCGGATAAATTTGGATAAAAAGTGGCTGTATGCGTTCTGGGAAACCTCCTGCCATGGTCGCGTGCAGGAGCTTACGGATTTTTGGCCCGCTCTCGGCAGACACCTTATGGTGACCTGCCATCAACCGCAGTTCGGGTATTGCACCTGCCTTTTTCAGGATGTGACCGAACACGTGCAGCTGGAAAAAGAGCGAGAAAAAAACCGGCAGAAGCTTGAGGCGCTTTTACACAGCGCGGTGGACGTGGTTTTTCAGATGGACCATGCCACGCAGGCCATAGCAAACCTGGAAGAAAGCATGACGAGGTACGGCAAGCTGTTCAAGGGGCGCAGCGTGCCGGAAGCCCTGTTGCAGCAGGGAATTTTCGCCCCGGGGCAGGACGACAAGATTGGTGAAATGGCCAGTCTTGTGCGTAACGGCCTCATGGACTGTACCCGCGAAGTGCGCGCGCGGGTTCGCCTTAACGCCGCCTACACGTGGCACAGTCTGACCCTGGTGGGCTACCCCGACCCGCAGACGCGGGACGTGTGCATAATAGGCTTTCTCAAGGACGCGCATGATCGTGTAAAAGAGCGCGCTGACCTGCGTAACCGGGCGGAAAAAGATGCCCTTTGCGGCATTTACAACCGTGCCGCCGGCGAGAGCCTTATCACCCTCAGGCTGGGAGAGCAGGAAGAGGGCAGGCAAAGCAGCGCCGCCATGTTCATCTTTGATCTTGACGATTTCAAAAGCATTAACGACTCGTTGGGTCATTCCTCAGGAGACGCAGTGCTCAGGGCTTTTGCCGCGGTGCTGCGCCAGGTTTTTCGCAGGGATGACGTGGTGTTTCGCCTGGGCGGCGATGAGTTTGCCGCATTTGCGCGGAACTTGCCTCTGGAGCGGATCGAAAAAATCTACGAAAGGATCATCCTTAAGCTTGAGGAACCCCTTGCTTGCGGAGTGCGCGTAAATGCGTGCGCTGGTGTGGCCTACAGCCCGGGCGGGCGTCACACCTATGACGATTTCTATATGACCGCAGACAAGGCCCTGTATATTGCCAAGGAAGGGGGCAAAGGAAAGTCCAGCATTCTTTGCCTTTACGGGAATGGGTCCTGA
- the atpB gene encoding F0F1 ATP synthase subunit A, producing MAGGLPHPVLLSTFMGMDEIAIGGQMVEFKHVFYSWVCMALLFTVALIMRRRLTLVPGGLQNFFEALVDTVENFIIATMGENGRKFVPLLAGIFIYIFGMNLMGLVPGFDAPTANLNTTVCMALFVLVFYNAVGLIRWKTHYIHHFTGPSKFLIPLMFPLEVVSHLSRPVSLSLRLFGNIRGEEIVMVLFFVMAPILGTLPIYALFLLGKTMQAFVFFMLTMFYIKGALEAPEH from the coding sequence ATGGCAGGTGGTTTGCCGCATCCGGTATTGCTCTCCACATTTATGGGCATGGACGAAATCGCCATCGGTGGACAGATGGTGGAGTTCAAGCATGTGTTCTACTCCTGGGTCTGTATGGCCCTCCTGTTTACTGTGGCCTTGATCATGCGAAGACGCCTGACCCTCGTGCCGGGCGGCTTGCAGAACTTTTTCGAGGCACTGGTAGACACTGTTGAAAACTTCATCATCGCGACCATGGGCGAGAACGGGCGCAAGTTCGTGCCGCTGCTGGCGGGCATTTTCATCTACATTTTCGGCATGAACCTCATGGGTCTGGTGCCCGGTTTCGACGCACCCACGGCCAACCTCAACACCACGGTCTGCATGGCGCTTTTTGTGCTCGTGTTCTACAACGCCGTGGGTCTCATCCGCTGGAAAACGCACTACATCCACCACTTCACCGGGCCTTCCAAGTTTCTTATTCCGCTGATGTTCCCGCTGGAAGTGGTGTCGCACCTTTCGCGTCCGGTTTCTCTCTCCCTCCGTCTTTTCGGCAACATCAGGGGTGAAGAAATCGTTATGGTGCTGTTCTTCGTCATGGCGCCCATTCTGGGCACCCTGCCCATCTACGCGCTTTTCCTTCTGGGCAAGACCATGCAGGCCTTCGTGTTCTTCATGTTGACCATGTTCTACATCAAGGGCGCTCTGGAAGCACCCGAACACTAG
- a CDS encoding redox-sensing transcriptional repressor Rex, whose translation MANQPKSKHIPRATIQRLATYVQVLENFSRDNVEVISSNPLAEACGVNGSQVRKDLAYFGEFGIRGVGYHVKSLIAAITSSLGVDREWRMALIGVGNLGKAILNHSEFRARGFNIVGIFDCDPFKIGEIVHGLEVHCTRDLKDMVSDLNIEIGIITTPPERAQRAAQHLMDAGITSILNFAPARIKVPERINVEYVDFFHHLYALAFNHPMTR comes from the coding sequence ATGGCTAACCAACCGAAAAGCAAACACATCCCTCGCGCAACCATTCAACGCCTGGCAACATACGTGCAGGTGCTTGAAAACTTTTCACGCGATAATGTGGAGGTCATTTCCTCCAATCCCCTGGCCGAGGCATGCGGAGTCAATGGCTCCCAAGTGCGTAAGGATCTGGCCTATTTTGGCGAATTCGGCATCCGCGGCGTAGGTTATCACGTAAAATCCCTCATTGCCGCCATCACTTCCTCGCTTGGTGTTGACCGCGAGTGGCGCATGGCCCTCATCGGCGTCGGCAACCTGGGTAAAGCCATTCTCAACCACAGTGAATTTCGCGCCCGCGGTTTCAATATCGTGGGCATATTCGATTGTGATCCCTTCAAGATCGGCGAAATCGTCCACGGTCTTGAGGTGCACTGCACCCGCGACCTCAAGGATATGGTCTCTGACCTCAATATTGAAATCGGCATCATCACCACGCCCCCCGAAAGGGCGCAAAGAGCCGCACAGCACCTCATGGACGCGGGCATAACCTCCATTCTCAACTTCGCCCCGGCCCGCATCAAGGTTCCCGAACGCATCAACGTGGAGTACGTGGACTTTTTCCACCATCTTTACGCCCTGGCGTTCAACCACCCCATGACCCGCTAG
- a CDS encoding nitroreductase family protein — protein MNFRELAEKARTCRRFYEDRPLTMADLEWLVDCARLAPSAKNAQELRFSLVAHGETCHKLFPLTRWAGALKDWGGPHPGERPTGFIAILMPQGGGELTFYDVGIAAQTIQLAASSRDWGCCIIKSFDHQAVPELLQVPADLKVALVLGLGVAKEKRVVAPMPADGACGYWRDAEGLHHVPKRTLEDLIASRF, from the coding sequence ATGAATTTCAGAGAGTTGGCGGAAAAGGCCAGAACCTGCCGCCGTTTTTATGAAGACCGGCCCCTGACCATGGCAGACCTGGAGTGGCTTGTGGACTGCGCCCGTCTGGCCCCTTCGGCCAAAAACGCGCAGGAACTGCGCTTCAGCCTGGTCGCGCATGGCGAAACCTGCCACAAGCTGTTTCCCCTGACCCGCTGGGCAGGAGCCCTCAAAGACTGGGGCGGCCCCCATCCCGGCGAGCGCCCCACGGGCTTCATCGCCATTCTCATGCCCCAGGGCGGCGGGGAACTGACGTTCTATGATGTGGGCATAGCTGCCCAAACCATACAGCTTGCCGCCAGCAGCCGCGATTGGGGCTGCTGCATCATCAAGTCCTTTGATCATCAGGCTGTCCCCGAACTTTTGCAGGTTCCTGCCGATCTCAAGGTGGCGCTTGTTCTTGGTTTGGGCGTTGCCAAGGAAAAACGCGTGGTCGCCCCCATGCCCGCCGACGGCGCGTGCGGCTACTGGCGCGATGCCGAGGGCCTGCACCATGTGCCCAAGCGGACGCTTGAAGACCTGATCGCATCCCGTTTTTAG
- a CDS encoding class I SAM-dependent RNA methyltransferase — MNDNILTLQIENLTHDGRGLARAHCQHVLTTNEQKAHAGRTRNQGTVIFVTGGLPGQTVRARVIRRKSSFIEAEALEVVQPARHAVPAICPHDGQCGGCPLQTMPYATQLHWKRRIALDAMIRIGGMEADQMESLLTEVQPSPAMRRYRNKVELAFAGGGQEPLTIGMRRRSGRGVISVPHCALMSVEARGMVDMMTGLAAQSGLPAHTPKDAARYRLDGQGTDEAHDNQLNLDFQTGRAERSPGKPKRTRMGWRSSSVAAMEAAESRKRGSGFWRFLVLRRALDSDLRGPRWWALCITSPGTPEQQAMVRSIGQKLLKTFPLLSGFVHEERASEDALVLGQKRVAVLGNTGEADPAAARLWLPLAGEHFCLDAASFFQVNTAASQVLATMAVDMFERHVHQDKPSLLDLYCGVGAPGLLLGKRCGRLLGLEQDARAVALARTNAKRMGLDHCVYETGDAGLHLDKLAPLQENYWSQTEHWDAVLVDPPRAGLAPRALNALLRLNAHTILYISCNPATLARDAARLRGAYRLAEMRAVDLFPHTPHIECLTLWQSL, encoded by the coding sequence ATGAACGACAATATTCTCACCCTTCAGATAGAAAATTTGACCCACGACGGCCGAGGGCTCGCTCGCGCCCACTGCCAGCACGTCCTGACGACCAATGAGCAAAAAGCTCACGCAGGGCGCACCCGCAACCAGGGAACCGTAATCTTTGTCACAGGCGGCCTGCCCGGCCAGACTGTGCGCGCCCGCGTCATCAGACGCAAATCCAGTTTCATCGAAGCGGAAGCGTTGGAGGTTGTGCAGCCCGCGCGCCATGCCGTGCCCGCCATCTGCCCTCATGACGGACAGTGCGGCGGGTGCCCGCTGCAAACCATGCCCTATGCCACCCAGCTCCACTGGAAGCGCCGCATTGCCCTTGACGCCATGATACGCATCGGCGGCATGGAAGCTGATCAGATGGAAAGCCTGCTTACCGAAGTCCAACCCTCGCCGGCCATGCGGCGCTACCGCAACAAGGTGGAACTGGCCTTTGCCGGAGGCGGCCAGGAGCCGCTGACCATCGGCATGCGCCGCCGCAGCGGACGCGGCGTCATTTCCGTGCCGCACTGCGCCCTCATGTCGGTCGAAGCGCGCGGCATGGTGGACATGATGACCGGCCTTGCCGCCCAATCAGGCCTGCCCGCGCACACGCCCAAGGACGCAGCCAGGTACCGCCTGGACGGCCAGGGCACGGACGAGGCGCACGACAACCAGCTCAACCTTGACTTCCAGACAGGACGTGCCGAGCGATCGCCCGGCAAACCCAAGCGGACACGCATGGGCTGGCGCTCGTCCTCCGTTGCGGCGATGGAAGCCGCCGAAAGCCGCAAACGCGGCAGCGGTTTCTGGCGCTTTCTGGTTCTGCGCAGGGCGCTGGACTCCGATTTGCGCGGCCCCCGCTGGTGGGCCTTGTGCATCACAAGCCCCGGCACCCCTGAGCAGCAGGCCATGGTGCGCTCCATCGGGCAAAAGCTTTTGAAAACCTTTCCCCTCTTGTCGGGCTTTGTGCATGAAGAGCGCGCCAGCGAAGACGCGCTTGTGCTGGGACAAAAGCGCGTTGCCGTGCTTGGCAACACCGGCGAGGCCGACCCCGCCGCCGCGCGCCTTTGGCTGCCCCTTGCCGGTGAACATTTCTGTCTTGACGCGGCCTCGTTTTTTCAGGTCAACACAGCGGCGTCGCAAGTCCTGGCCACTATGGCCGTGGACATGTTCGAGCGCCACGTGCATCAGGACAAGCCCTCCCTGCTTGACCTCTACTGCGGGGTCGGCGCTCCCGGGCTTCTGCTGGGCAAGCGCTGCGGCCGCCTGCTCGGGCTGGAGCAGGACGCAAGGGCCGTGGCTCTGGCGCGGACCAATGCCAAACGCATGGGCCTTGACCACTGCGTCTATGAGACGGGCGACGCCGGTCTTCACCTGGACAAGCTCGCCCCCCTGCAGGAAAATTACTGGAGCCAGACAGAACACTGGGACGCAGTGCTGGTGGACCCGCCGCGCGCCGGTCTTGCGCCCCGTGCGCTCAACGCCCTCTTGCGGCTCAACGCGCACACCATCCTCTATATATCATGCAATCCGGCGACCCTGGCCAGAGACGCGGCCCGACTGCGCGGCGCCTACAGGCTGGCGGAGATGCGCGCTGTGGATCTTTTTCCCCATACGCCGCATATCGAGTGCCTGACCCTGTGGCAAAGCCTGTAA
- the rplU gene encoding 50S ribosomal protein L21 codes for MYAIIETGGKQYRVEEGSKIVVEKLAAQAGSEISLDKVLMVGGAECKIGAPYLAGAAVTAEVVDHGRGPKIKVFKRWRRNDSRKMRGHRQDFTTIRVKSING; via the coding sequence ATGTACGCGATTATAGAAACCGGCGGAAAACAGTACCGCGTTGAAGAAGGTTCCAAAATCGTTGTGGAAAAGCTCGCGGCTCAGGCCGGAAGCGAAATTTCCCTGGACAAGGTGCTGATGGTCGGTGGCGCTGAATGTAAAATTGGCGCTCCTTATCTTGCCGGTGCCGCTGTCACGGCGGAAGTGGTGGATCACGGACGTGGCCCCAAGATCAAGGTGTTCAAGCGCTGGCGCCGCAATGACTCGCGCAAGATGCGCGGTCATCGTCAGGACTTCACCACCATTCGCGTCAAGAGCATCAACGGCTAG